One Aegilops tauschii subsp. strangulata cultivar AL8/78 chromosome 7, Aet v6.0, whole genome shotgun sequence genomic window carries:
- the LOC109763684 gene encoding citrate-binding protein-like: MAPRALSWISVSLLIFLASWSCVAARGSRAPRTADPTDGFTAVRLSESNFALQRPFDESSGARYSFDGTVRKLWVFSSDEPHARQSHTKPRTEIRMAGYDYSSGVWQFEGYGYVPSGTTGVCIMQVFGAGEAASTLMLHVYDGALRYYNRQLVEDAIYDRWFRLNVVHDIDASTLTVFIDGEQKLHVDGRGGHSHYFKFGVYGQRQESSRMESHWKDVKILKKD, from the exons ATGGCTCCTCGCGCTCTCTCTTGGATCAGTGTTTCTCTGCTTATCTTCTTGGCGTCGTGGTCATGCGTTGCGGCCAGGGGCTCACGGGCACCCAGAACCGCCGACCCGACCGATGGGTTCACTGCGGTGAGGCTCAGCGAGAGCAACTTCGCGCTGCAGCGCCCGTTCGACGAGTCTAGCGGCGCACGATACAGCTTTGATGGCACCGTGCGGAAGCTGTGGGTGTTCTCTTCCGACGAGCCACATGCCCGCCAGAGCCATACCAAACCAAGAACTGAGATCAGGATGGCA GGCTACGACTACAGCTCCGGCGTGTGGCAGTTCGAGGGCTACGGGTATGTCCCTTCCGGCACCACGGGAGTGTGTATCATGCAAGTGTTTGGCGCCGGCGAGGCGGCCAGCACGCTAATGCTGCACGTCTACGATGGCGCACTGCGGTACTACAACCGGCAGCTCGTCGAGGACGCCATCTATGACAGATGGTTCCGACTGAACGTGGTCCACGACATCGACGCATCGACCCTCACCGTGTTCATCGACGGCGAACAGAAGCTGCATGTCGACGGCCGCGGCGGCCACTCGCACTACTTCAAGTTTGGCGTGTATGGGCAGCGCCAGGAGTCCAGCCGCATGGAGTCGCACTGGAAGGACGTCAAGATCCTCAAGAAAGATTAG